In Deltaproteobacteria bacterium, the DNA window GGCGCCAGGATCGACACGAACCAGTTCTCCCTGGCGGGTTTCGCGACGTTGTGCAAGTAAGGGCGTCGAAATTTCCATAGGGTAACGTGCGAATCATGAAGACACCCAGGGAAGCCCCTAGCCCGCATTTCTCACCATGGTTCGTAGCGAGGCGGTGGAGACGGGTATGGATACAAGGCGTCGCGACCGAGGGTGACGCAGGCGTAGTTTACACTACGTCGAGGAGCCCGACCGAGCGCAACGCAGTAGGCATGCCTGTATCCGCCGCCGCAGCAGAAGCGTGGTGAGAAATGCGGGCTAGCTCCGAGGGGCTTCCCTGTTTATGGTCGGCCTTGGACAAGATATGTCCGACATGAAGCGTGTGTCCCTGGGAAGGAGCCCCCTTTCGGTATCCTCGATCGGCCTCGGCTGCATGGGGATGAGTGAATTCTACGGGCCCAGGGACGATGCCGAGTCGCTCGCCACGCTGGAACAGGCGTTGGATTCGGGGATCAATTTCTTCGACACCGCGGACATGTACGGCTTGGGGCATAACGAGAGGCTGCTGGGAAAATTTCTTAAAAAGCGCCGGAAGGAGGTCGTCATCGCCACGAAATTCGGCATCGTGCGCGAGGACGGAAGCTACCGCCGCAGTATCTGCGGGCGTCCGGAATATGTGCGCGAGGCGTGCGAGGCAAGTCTCCGCCGTCTCGGCATCGAGACGATCGACCTTTATTACTGTCATCGCGTCGACTCAACCATACCGATCGAGGAGACCGTCGGGGCGATGGCCGACCTGGCGCGGCAGGGAAAGGTCCGCGAACTCGGCATCAGCGAGGCGTCGGCGGCGACGCTGCGCCGCGCGAACGAGGTATTCCCGCTGGCCGCTCTCCAGACGGAGTATTCCCTCTGGACGCGCGACCCCGAAAGGGAAGTGCTGCCCGCATGCCGGGAGCTCGGAATCGCTTTCGTCGCCTACAGCCCGCTGGGGCGCGGATTTCTCACGGGCCGGATCCGGACGACGGAAGGGATGGGCCCGGAGGATTTCCGGCGCTTCCTCCCTCGTCTGGAATCGGACAACCTTGCGAAGAACCTCGCCATCCTCGAGCGCCTCGAAGTCGTCGCGCGCGGGTGCGGGTGCACTCCAGCACAGCTCGCCCTGGCCTGGCTTCTTGCGCAGGGCGATGACATCGTGCCGATCCCGGGAACGAAGCGTCGAAAGTACCTTGACGAAAACACAGGCGCGGTCGCCGTACGGCTCGACGCCTACGATCTTGCGAAAATCGACGCCGTCGCTCCGCGCGGTGCGGCGGCCGGAGAGCGTTATACCGCGGAAGGAATGAAAGGGATCGATGGATGATCTCCGCATCCCGTTTTGCACCATGGCTGAAACGCATGCATTTCATCCATGAAATGTGCATGTCTCGTTTACAGGAGGGAGAGGAATGCCGGAACTCGAACATCTGTTCAGCCCCATAAAAATCCGGAACACCACCATACGCAACCGCATTGTGCAGTCCGCGCACATCACGGGATATGTGGAGAACGGCCTCCCTTCCGATCGCCACGTGCGGTACTACGAAGAGCGGGCAAGGGGAGGGATCGGCCTGATCATCACGGAGGCCATGGATACGGAAGTTCAAATCGGATACGGGGGTTTGACATGAGTAGCATACGGGATGAAATCAACTGGATTGCAGAGGAAATTCAGTCGACAGCCGTCCGGGCCAGGGAATCTTCCAGCGAGATCGTCAAGCGCGTGGAAACGTTGTTCCGGAATGCGTCAAGCTTCGATCTTACGTTGGACGGAATGGACGAGCGGTACGTGTGGAGGGACGTATCCTGCATGTGGACGCCGGACAATGGCGAAGCCGGGTGCGGTGTCGTCGGCGCAACCGGAGCGGTCCCCGTTGACGACAGCTTAAGAAGGGAACTTAGACTTTATGAGCACATCCTTCCGTTGATGTGCGAGCAATATGCCCTGAACCGCTACAGCGACGAGGTGCTCTATATCGACAAGAAATCCATGGTGGTCGGGCAGACGACAAAAAATTTCGGAGGGCTCTTTCCTCCCGGATTCGATGCCGTGGAAGTTTGCAGGACAGGTGTTACGTACTACGATTACTACGGATGGGTAGACCACGACCGCAATCCGGATCGTCTTCCCAGGTGGGCACCGAGCGCCTTTATCGAACTTCTCGGTGAATTCATCCAGTCCGTCCACGCCCCCGTATACAAGCGCGAAGCCGACAACGAGATGTGCGGTTTTGTCGGTCTGCACTACAACCTGGAATGGGTAAACGCCGCCACGGTGTACAAGAGCAGTAACCGGGTTTTCATCCTGTCCGGGCAGTCCACCCTGATCGGCGCCAGTCCCGGAGCCCTCGACTTCCTGGGGATGGAGCCGTATGCACGGCAACTGCCATCGCACCTTGCCTCCGGGAAAGTTCGGAAATATGTGGATATCGAGAGGAATCTCGAGCAAGACAAACCGAAGGAATTGGCGGATTTGGCGAGAAGGGTAAGAATCGGGGCTGAATTCAAGCATACGCTTGGCGGCCGACAATTCAAGATAACCAGAGCGGAAGTACCCGAGTTGGGGTTCCATGTTGTGGCAGTCGAATGAACGATGCGGCGGTGGCCGGGTACGTGAATATGACGCCTTTCCCACCAGGCATATTGCGCCCGTTCTTTGAATCCGGGGAACCGCACGCATCGCACCGGAATCGTGCGATCACACCTTCGGGGAGGACAAGACGGGGAAACTCCGAAAGGATTCGAATATGAGCGATTTCGAGTATCTCTTCTCACCGATCCGCATCGGGCACATGAACGTCCGGAATCGGATCTTCCAGCCTGCCCATATCACCGGGTTCGCGGAGAAGGGCCTCCCGACGGACAGGCTCCTTCATTATTATGAGGCACGCGCCCGGGGGGGAGTCGGCTTGATCGTCCAGGAGGCCACGTCGGTCTCACCGTACAGCCAGTATCATTCGGAAGTGTTCGCCCAGGCCTACCGGGACGAGATCGTGCCGATCCTCAAGCGAATCGGCGAAGCGGTGCATGCGCACAGCGCGAAAATCGTCCTCCAGCTATGGCATTGCGGCCATGTGAGCACCAGCTTCTACACGGGCTATCCCGGCCAATCCTCCTCGGGGATCCCTAACCCGATGATCGGGGAATGCCCTGTGGCGATGGACGAGGACGACATCCGGGAAGCGGTGCGCCTTTTCGTCGAGGCCTCCCTGCGCGCCAAGGAAGCGGGCTACGACGGCGTGGAGCTGAACTTCGGCCACGGCTACCTGCAGCAGCAGTTTCTCTCCCCTTCGCAAAACATCCGCACGGACGAGTATGGGGGAAGCCTGGAGAACCGCCTCCGGTTCGGCATGGATGTTATCTCCGCGATCCGGAAGGCGGCCGGCCCGAATTTCGTCGTGGGCCTTCGGGCGGCGGGGGATGAGTTCATACCGGAAGGATTCGACCTGGAGGACGCCAAAGAGGCCTTCTCCGCCTGGGCCCGAACCGGCCTGCTGGACTACCTGAACGTCACCGCCGCCTCCTACAAGTCCGGCGCGTACGCCGTGCCGCCGATGATGATTCCTCCGCGTCCGATGGTCTACCTTGCCGCGGAAATCAAGCAGCTCGTCGACTTGCCGGTCTTTACCGCCATCCGGATCAACGATCCGGTGACCGCGGACGACATCATCAAGAACAACGAGGCGGACATGGTGGGGATCGCCCGGGGGATGATCTGCGACCCGGATTTGCCCAGAAAGGCGCAGGAAGGGAGGCTGGACGATATCCGCCAGTGCATCGCCTGCAACGAGGGGTGCTGGGACCGGTTCTGCCACAAGGAGGCGATCACCTGCCTCCAGAATCCGGAAGCCGGATTCGAAAGAAAGCGGAAGATTCAACCCGCGGCCGTACGGAAGAAAGTTCTGGTCGTGGGCGGGGGCTGCGCCGGGATGGAGGCCGCCATCGTCGCCCGGTCCCGGGGCCACGAGGTGATCCTCTGCGAGAAGTCCGGCGAGCTGGGCGGGGCGATCCGGATCATGGCGATGGCTCCCAGCCGGCAGGAATTCGGGCAGGCGGTCCGGTTCCTCAAGCACGAGCTGGAGCGGTTGTCCATCGACGTCCGCATGAACACCGAGGTCACGGTCGATATGGCGCTCGCCGAAAAGCCGGACGCGGTCATCGTCGCGACCGGGGGGCTTGCCATCGAAGACCCGGCCCCGGAAAAAGTCGGGCCCGGCTCTTCCATCGAGATCTCTCCGGGATTCCACGTGGTCACCGCAGAGGATGTGCTGCAAAGGAAGGTGGAATGCGGAAAGCGGGTGGTGATCGCGGATTACCAGAATTATACGAAAGGACTGGTGGCCGCCGAAGTCCTTGCGGAACTGGGGAAGGAAGTGACGGTGATCATGCCGTTTCCCGTCCGGCTGTTCACGAGCAATCCCTACAACGTGGAGCTGATCACCCTGGGCCTGCAGTTCATGATGCTCAAGAGCAAAGGCGTCACGCGCGTAAGCGACCACCAGGTCAAAAAGGCGTTCCCCGGCAAGGTGGTCATCCGGGACGTGTTCACCGAGCAGGAGCGGGAACTTCCCGCCGACACCCTTGTCCTTTCCTACTGGCGCAAAGCCAACGACGGGCTTTATGCGGAGCTCAAGGGGAAGGTCGGGCAGCTCCGCAAGATTGGGGACGCACTGGCGCCCCGCCTTCTCATCGACGCCATTCACGAGGGCTACAAAGTCGCCTCGGAGATATAAGGGGTGACGGAAATATGCGCGTTCGTGGAGTACGCCGGAGATAAGATCCAGCGCGTCAGCCAGGAGGCCGTCTCCGAGGCCGTTCGCCAGTCCGGGAGGCTTGGCGCGCGTTGCACCGCGCTGGTCCTGGGCCACCGGATCCCGCCGGGAATATTTAAGGACCTCCGTAGATTCGGGGTAGACCGCGCTCTCGCCTGCGATGAGGAGTCCTTGGCGGAATATTCGACCGGGCGATACGCCGGCCGACTGGCGCAGATCATTCGGGAGCGGGCGCCGGACCTCCTGTTGATGGGCAGCTCGGCCATGTCGCGGGACCTGGCGCCGCGGCTTTCCGCCAGGCTTGGACGAGGTCTTGTCACGGAAGCCACCTTTCTCGATTTCCGGGGAGGAGAGCTTCACGTAACCCGAGCCGCATACCGTCCCCACGCCTCGATGATCTTCTCCTTTCAGGACCCGGGTCTCGCCATCGTCACCCTGGCTCCCAAGGTCGCGGAAGCGGAGCGGATCGTACCCAAGGATCGTTTCCTCCTGGAATCCCCGGAACCGGGAGTCATGCCGCTGTCCCTTCGCGACGACAGGGTGAGGATCGAGCGGGCGATACGGGAAATCCCTTCCGAGGTGGACTTGACGGACGCGGAGGTGGTCGTTGCGGGCGGCAAGGGGATGATGGACGGGAAGAACTTCCGCCTCCTGGAGGAGCTGGCCGGCGTGCTGGGGGGCGTCGTGGCGGCGACACGGATGGCGGTGGACATGAAGTGGGTCCCGCGGGAGTGCATGGTAGGCGTGACGGGCAAGACGGTGTCTCCCGGCCTGTACGTCGCCTGCGGCATCTCGGGGGCCATACAGCACAGGATGGGCATGCAATCATCGGAGACCGTCGTGGCCATCAACACCGACC includes these proteins:
- a CDS encoding aldo/keto reductase, whose protein sequence is MKRVSLGRSPLSVSSIGLGCMGMSEFYGPRDDAESLATLEQALDSGINFFDTADMYGLGHNERLLGKFLKKRRKEVVIATKFGIVREDGSYRRSICGRPEYVREACEASLRRLGIETIDLYYCHRVDSTIPIEETVGAMADLARQGKVRELGISEASAATLRRANEVFPLAALQTEYSLWTRDPEREVLPACRELGIAFVAYSPLGRGFLTGRIRTTEGMGPEDFRRFLPRLESDNLAKNLAILERLEVVARGCGCTPAQLALAWLLAQGDDIVPIPGTKRRKYLDENTGAVAVRLDAYDLAKIDAVAPRGAAAGERYTAEGMKGIDG
- a CDS encoding FAD-dependent oxidoreductase: MSDFEYLFSPIRIGHMNVRNRIFQPAHITGFAEKGLPTDRLLHYYEARARGGVGLIVQEATSVSPYSQYHSEVFAQAYRDEIVPILKRIGEAVHAHSAKIVLQLWHCGHVSTSFYTGYPGQSSSGIPNPMIGECPVAMDEDDIREAVRLFVEASLRAKEAGYDGVELNFGHGYLQQQFLSPSQNIRTDEYGGSLENRLRFGMDVISAIRKAAGPNFVVGLRAAGDEFIPEGFDLEDAKEAFSAWARTGLLDYLNVTAASYKSGAYAVPPMMIPPRPMVYLAAEIKQLVDLPVFTAIRINDPVTADDIIKNNEADMVGIARGMICDPDLPRKAQEGRLDDIRQCIACNEGCWDRFCHKEAITCLQNPEAGFERKRKIQPAAVRKKVLVVGGGCAGMEAAIVARSRGHEVILCEKSGELGGAIRIMAMAPSRQEFGQAVRFLKHELERLSIDVRMNTEVTVDMALAEKPDAVIVATGGLAIEDPAPEKVGPGSSIEISPGFHVVTAEDVLQRKVECGKRVVIADYQNYTKGLVAAEVLAELGKEVTVIMPFPVRLFTSNPYNVELITLGLQFMMLKSKGVTRVSDHQVKKAFPGKVVIRDVFTEQERELPADTLVLSYWRKANDGLYAELKGKVGQLRKIGDALAPRLLIDAIHEGYKVASEI
- a CDS encoding electron transfer flavoprotein subunit alpha/FixB family protein, with amino-acid sequence MTEICAFVEYAGDKIQRVSQEAVSEAVRQSGRLGARCTALVLGHRIPPGIFKDLRRFGVDRALACDEESLAEYSTGRYAGRLAQIIRERAPDLLLMGSSAMSRDLAPRLSARLGRGLVTEATFLDFRGGELHVTRAAYRPHASMIFSFQDPGLAIVTLAPKVAEAERIVPKDRFLLESPEPGVMPLSLRDDRVRIERAIREIPSEVDLTDAEVVVAGGKGMMDGKNFRLLEELAGVLGGVVAATRMAVDMKWVPRECMVGVTGKTVSPGLYVACGISGAIQHRMGMQSSETVVAINTDPNAPIFRIATLGIVGDVRDVLPVMIEEFRKAGDGSGHRERSA